From the genome of Deinococcus sp. JMULE3, one region includes:
- the dxr gene encoding 1-deoxy-D-xylulose-5-phosphate reductoisomerase — MSLSEGAGRGIAVLGSTGSIGTQTLDVARERGWRVTALAAGRNVELLAAQVREFRPELVSVDAGVLAQAREALPGVRVIADPSEVATTPTGVVVNAMSGLIGLSPTRAALEAGQAVALATKEAMVTAAHLMWEAAAVGGGRVVPIDSEHTGVFQCLTGEDMADVAEVILTASGGPFREGPADLSGVTPEQALKHPSWSMGPKVTIDSATLMNKGLEVMECASLYGLPLSQVGVVVHPQSLIHAAVRFRDGSLKAQFGPTDMRLPIAYAIDAAPTGMTRPGDVRGARRGREVGTHLGWPMRGTWEFREPDHARFPCLGLAYRAGEAGGLLPVALNAADEVAVDAFLAGQIGFTDIPRLLERVLDDTPAGTLTWDTLAETDAWARTRAQELAQSGVNA; from the coding sequence ATGAGTCTTTCCGAGGGTGCAGGGCGCGGGATCGCGGTGCTGGGCAGTACGGGCAGCATCGGCACGCAGACGCTGGACGTGGCGCGTGAGCGCGGCTGGCGGGTGACGGCGCTGGCTGCCGGGCGCAACGTGGAGTTGCTGGCCGCGCAGGTGCGGGAGTTCCGGCCTGAACTGGTCAGCGTGGACGCGGGTGTGCTGGCGCAGGCGCGGGAGGCGCTGCCGGGCGTGCGCGTGATCGCCGACCCCAGCGAGGTGGCGACCACGCCGACCGGGGTGGTCGTGAACGCCATGAGTGGATTGATCGGCCTGTCCCCCACCCGCGCGGCGCTGGAGGCGGGGCAGGCGGTGGCGCTGGCGACGAAGGAGGCGATGGTCACGGCCGCGCACCTGATGTGGGAGGCCGCAGCCGTGGGCGGCGGGCGCGTGGTGCCCATCGATTCCGAGCACACCGGGGTGTTCCAGTGCCTGACGGGCGAGGACATGGCGGACGTGGCCGAGGTGATCCTCACGGCGTCCGGCGGGCCGTTCCGCGAGGGGCCCGCCGACCTGAGCGGCGTGACACCCGAACAGGCGCTGAAACATCCGTCGTGGAGCATGGGCCCGAAGGTCACGATCGACAGCGCCACGCTGATGAACAAGGGGCTGGAGGTCATGGAGTGCGCCAGCCTGTACGGCCTGCCGCTGTCGCAGGTGGGCGTGGTGGTGCACCCGCAGAGCCTGATTCACGCGGCGGTGCGTTTCCGGGACGGGAGCCTGAAGGCGCAGTTCGGGCCGACCGACATGCGCCTGCCCATCGCGTACGCGATCGACGCCGCGCCGACCGGCATGACGCGCCCGGGGGACGTGCGCGGCGCGCGGCGCGGGCGCGAGGTCGGCACTCACCTCGGCTGGCCGATGCGCGGCACCTGGGAGTTCCGCGAACCGGACCACGCGCGCTTCCCCTGCCTGGGCCTCGCTTACCGCGCCGGGGAGGCCGGGGGGCTGCTCCCGGTCGCGCTGAACGCCGCCGACGAGGTGGCCGTGGACGCGTTCCTGGCCGGGCAGATCGGCTTCACGGACATTCCACGCCTGCTGGAACGGGTGCTGGACGACACGCCCGCCGGGACCCTGACCTGGGATACGCTGGCCGAGACGGACGCCTGGGCCCGCACCCGCGCGCAGGAACTCGCCCAGAGCGGGGTGAACGCGTGA
- the alr gene encoding alanine racemase, with translation MTLAARAHAHLSEAALHGNLTHLSRRAATPLLLPVKANAYGHGLREIVTLAARHPDVWGFAVATPREAAQVAALHTGRPTLLLTPPTPAEVPVLADLGVRLPVASLAEADALPAHARAHLKVDTGMNRLGARPEEAIRVGARLGERGLLEGAYTHFATADEPDLSFAHEQLRRFQTVLDSLPATPEPLLAHAANGGGILSFGALPGLRLARPGLASYGFAPPHLRGVLPLRPVMTLTARVTHLHTAHPGETVSYGCLWRAQRDTQVATVGIGYADGYPRNATGRAQVLIAGERRPVLGRICMDQLMVDVTGLDVQPGDPVTLWTDHDLTVTDVAAWAGTIEYEVLTGLGERVERVVGSG, from the coding sequence ATGACGCTCGCCGCCCGCGCCCACGCCCACCTCAGTGAGGCTGCCCTGCACGGCAACCTGACCCACCTGTCCCGCCGCGCCGCCACGCCGCTGCTGCTGCCCGTCAAGGCCAACGCGTACGGGCACGGCCTGCGCGAGATCGTCACCCTGGCCGCCCGCCACCCGGACGTGTGGGGGTTCGCGGTCGCCACGCCCCGCGAGGCCGCGCAGGTCGCCGCGCTGCACACCGGGCGGCCCACGCTGCTCCTCACGCCCCCCACGCCCGCCGAGGTGCCCGTCCTGGCCGACCTGGGCGTCCGCCTGCCCGTCGCCTCCCTGGCTGAGGCCGACGCCCTGCCCGCCCACGCCCGCGCGCACCTGAAGGTCGACACTGGCATGAACCGCCTCGGCGCCCGACCCGAGGAGGCCATCCGGGTCGGCGCCCGCCTCGGCGAACGCGGCCTGCTGGAAGGCGCGTACACGCACTTCGCCACCGCCGACGAACCCGACCTGAGCTTCGCGCACGAACAGCTGCGCCGCTTCCAGACCGTCCTGGACTCCCTGCCCGCTACGCCCGAACCCCTGCTGGCCCACGCGGCCAACGGTGGCGGCATCCTGTCCTTCGGGGCGCTGCCCGGCCTGCGCCTCGCCCGGCCCGGCCTCGCCAGCTACGGCTTCGCCCCCCCGCACCTGCGCGGCGTGCTCCCCCTGCGTCCGGTCATGACCCTCACCGCACGCGTCACGCACCTCCACACCGCCCACCCCGGCGAGACCGTCAGCTACGGGTGCCTCTGGCGCGCCCAGCGCGACACGCAGGTCGCCACGGTCGGCATCGGCTACGCGGACGGGTACCCCCGGAACGCCACCGGCCGCGCCCAGGTCCTCATCGCGGGCGAGCGCCGCCCCGTCCTGGGCCGCATCTGCATGGATCAACTGATGGTGGACGTCACCGGCCTGGACGTTCAGCCGGGCGACCCCGTCACCCTCTGGACCGACCACGACCTGACCGTCACCGACGTCGCCGCGTGGGCAGGCACCATCGAATACGAGGTGCTGACCGGACTGGGCGAACGGGTGGAGAGGGTTGTGGGGAGTGGGTAG
- the tsf gene encoding translation elongation factor Ts: MLESIKKLRELTGAGMMDVKKALADADNNEEKAIALLRERGIAKAVKKGDREAKEGIVRFAVDGNRAAIVEVNSETDFVARNSDFQAVVEKLAQAALAAKTSDLDTFKAYTIDGETVADLVAATAGKIGENIVLNKVAYLEGSTVAGYVHSNGKIGVLVDVEGGSEAQAKDVALHVAAERPQFLSRDEVDSSDIEKEREILTNKALNEGKPQQIVEKIVEGQIGKFYSEKVLPEQAFVKDNSLTVAKYLGGATVKRFVRFEIGA; encoded by the coding sequence ATGCTGGAATCGATCAAGAAACTCCGCGAACTGACCGGCGCGGGCATGATGGACGTCAAGAAGGCCCTCGCCGACGCCGACAACAACGAAGAGAAGGCCATCGCCCTGCTGCGCGAGCGCGGCATCGCCAAGGCCGTCAAGAAGGGCGACCGTGAAGCCAAGGAAGGCATCGTGCGCTTCGCCGTGGACGGCAACCGCGCCGCCATCGTCGAAGTGAACAGCGAGACCGACTTCGTCGCCCGCAACAGCGACTTCCAGGCCGTCGTCGAGAAGCTCGCGCAGGCCGCGCTGGCCGCCAAGACCAGCGACCTGGACACCTTCAAGGCGTACACCATCGACGGCGAGACCGTCGCCGACCTGGTCGCCGCGACCGCCGGTAAGATCGGTGAGAACATCGTCCTGAACAAGGTCGCGTACCTCGAAGGCAGCACCGTCGCCGGGTACGTGCACAGCAACGGCAAGATCGGCGTGCTCGTGGACGTCGAGGGCGGCAGCGAAGCCCAGGCGAAGGACGTGGCCCTGCACGTCGCCGCCGAGCGCCCCCAGTTCCTCAGCCGTGACGAGGTGGACTCCAGCGACATCGAGAAGGAGCGCGAGATCCTCACGAACAAGGCGCTGAACGAAGGCAAGCCCCAGCAGATCGTCGAGAAGATCGTCGAAGGCCAGATCGGCAAGTTCTACTCCGAGAAGGTCCTGCCCGAGCAGGCGTTCGTGAAGGACAACAGCCTGACCGTCGCCAAGTACCTCGGCGGCGCGACCGTGAAGCGCTTCGTCCGTTTCGAGATCGGCGCTTAA
- a CDS encoding barstar family protein: MLAFLKGLALRDTFGRNWDALYDILTDPDQISARYALILCDYAHFRRRHPHLATELEQVLLDAQNNAAQQQRQLWLLIEEPDHDPNGW, encoded by the coding sequence ATGCTCGCGTTCCTCAAGGGTCTCGCCCTGCGCGACACCTTCGGCCGCAACTGGGACGCCCTCTACGACATCCTCACCGACCCCGACCAGATCAGCGCCCGCTACGCCCTGATCCTCTGCGACTACGCCCACTTCCGGCGCCGCCACCCCCACCTCGCCACCGAACTCGAACAGGTCCTCCTCGACGCACAGAACAACGCCGCCCAGCAGCAACGCCAACTGTGGCTACTCATCGAAGAACCCGACCACGACCCCAACGGGTGGTGA
- a CDS encoding heme-dependent oxidative N-demethylase subunit alpha family protein yields the protein MAPPTLYRPFLNGTYTVSAGLYRMGQQPIPWLDDPRPEGHTFTLDDAYAAFSASKVAAHSRAPHEYMGEAALTPDLREAALTHVAATLARDSGGAITWDGATLRNDLLGWQATLDPRWNAVTDLCRHNAPHSALVADVQPLHALDFLGLNTQEDLALIARDPRTGADWLAATHVLMPQHWDPRDKLGRDFRTVHEPVAGSGPMNATAPRLVDAAINRGPFIRFAWGLSMTGRLDHHPAAPPDEDRAHDTRFDPDRAYLRVERQTLIGFQDAHGALFTIRPLVHPLTDAVQTPAHAQALAAAIESMTPEQTAYKGLTHLQGDLLRWLRQRSLD from the coding sequence GTGGCCCCACCCACCCTCTACCGCCCGTTCCTGAACGGGACGTACACCGTGTCCGCCGGCCTGTACCGGATGGGCCAGCAGCCCATTCCCTGGCTGGACGACCCCCGCCCCGAGGGGCACACCTTCACGCTGGACGACGCGTACGCCGCGTTCAGTGCCAGCAAGGTCGCCGCGCACAGCCGCGCCCCGCACGAGTACATGGGCGAGGCGGCCCTGACCCCGGACCTGCGCGAGGCGGCCCTGACGCACGTCGCCGCGACCCTCGCCCGCGACAGTGGCGGCGCGATCACATGGGACGGCGCGACCCTGCGCAACGACCTGCTGGGCTGGCAGGCCACCCTCGACCCGCGCTGGAACGCCGTCACAGACCTGTGCCGCCACAACGCGCCGCACTCAGCCCTGGTGGCCGACGTGCAGCCTCTCCACGCGCTGGACTTCCTGGGCCTGAACACCCAGGAGGACCTCGCGCTGATCGCCCGCGACCCACGCACCGGCGCGGACTGGCTGGCGGCCACCCACGTCCTCATGCCACAGCACTGGGACCCGCGCGACAAACTCGGCCGGGACTTCCGCACCGTGCACGAACCCGTCGCGGGCAGCGGCCCCATGAACGCCACCGCGCCGCGCCTCGTAGACGCCGCCATCAATCGCGGGCCGTTCATCCGCTTCGCGTGGGGCCTCAGCATGACAGGTCGCCTCGATCACCACCCCGCCGCCCCGCCCGACGAGGACCGCGCCCACGACACCCGCTTCGACCCGGACCGGGCGTACCTGCGCGTCGAACGGCAGACCCTGATCGGCTTTCAGGACGCGCACGGCGCCCTGTTCACCATCCGCCCTCTCGTTCACCCACTGACGGATGCCGTGCAGACGCCCGCGCACGCTCAGGCCCTCGCGGCCGCTATTGAATCCATGACACCGGAGCAGACCGCCTACAAGGGATTAACCCACCTGCAAGGCGACCTGCTGCGGTGGCTCAGGCAGCGCAGCCTAGACTGA
- a CDS encoding undecaprenyl-diphosphate phosphatase — MDWFYAIVYGIVEGITEFLPISSTGHLILTGNLMGVPWTKEVKDAFEVVIQGGAILSVLVYYWRDFLKIRHVNTDPQQRTLWLGVLVACIPAVILGILFGDAIKATLFRPSVVAWALIVGGILMWIIESRRVTPSVDAIEKIGVRRSLMIGALQCLALLWPGFSRSASSILGGMILGLDRATATKFSFYLGVPTLGGAALLNLIQERELIFGEIGLLNVLIGAGVSFVTAYLAIGWLLKFVSTNNFKPFAIYRVIVGVLILVLLATGVMTNGNLA, encoded by the coding sequence ATGGACTGGTTCTACGCCATCGTTTACGGGATCGTCGAGGGGATCACCGAGTTCCTGCCGATCAGCTCCACCGGGCACCTGATCCTCACCGGCAACCTGATGGGCGTGCCCTGGACCAAGGAAGTCAAGGACGCCTTCGAGGTCGTCATCCAGGGCGGCGCGATCCTCAGCGTCCTCGTGTACTACTGGCGGGACTTCCTGAAGATCAGGCACGTGAACACCGACCCGCAGCAGCGCACGCTGTGGCTGGGCGTGCTCGTCGCGTGCATTCCTGCCGTCATCCTGGGCATCCTGTTCGGTGACGCGATCAAGGCGACACTGTTCCGCCCCAGCGTCGTCGCGTGGGCGCTCATCGTGGGCGGCATCCTGATGTGGATCATCGAATCCCGCCGCGTCACACCCAGCGTGGACGCCATCGAGAAGATCGGCGTGCGCCGCTCCCTGATGATCGGCGCACTCCAGTGCCTCGCGCTGCTGTGGCCCGGGTTCTCCCGCTCCGCGAGTTCCATCCTCGGCGGCATGATCCTCGGTCTGGACCGCGCCACCGCCACGAAATTCAGCTTCTACCTGGGTGTCCCCACGCTGGGCGGCGCCGCCCTGCTGAACCTCATCCAGGAACGGGAACTGATCTTCGGGGAGATCGGCCTCCTGAACGTCCTGATCGGCGCGGGTGTCAGTTTCGTCACCGCGTACCTCGCCATCGGGTGGCTGCTGAAGTTCGTGTCCACCAACAACTTCAAACCCTTCGCGATCTACCGCGTCATCGTCGGCGTGCTGATCCTCGTGCTGCTCGCCACGGGCGTCATGACCAACGGCAACCTCGCCTGA
- the frr gene encoding ribosome recycling factor: protein MADMKTIQADTREKMGKAIESLENNLSVLRTGRANPGILKKIVVDYYGSTMPIDQVASITTPDARTLVITPWDRGALNPIEKAIRDSDLGLNPNNKGDTIFISLPMLTEERRKDLVKNAKSYSEDARIAVRNIRKHALDEVKKVEGIGDDEIKRGEADVQKITDEFIARVDQTFQKKEQEILG from the coding sequence ATGGCTGACATGAAAACCATCCAGGCCGACACCCGCGAGAAGATGGGCAAGGCCATCGAGTCGCTGGAGAACAACCTCTCGGTGCTGCGCACCGGCCGCGCCAACCCCGGCATCCTGAAGAAGATCGTCGTGGACTACTACGGCAGCACCATGCCGATCGATCAGGTGGCGAGCATCACCACGCCCGACGCTCGCACGCTGGTCATCACGCCCTGGGACCGCGGCGCGCTGAACCCGATCGAGAAGGCCATCCGCGACAGCGACCTGGGCCTGAACCCGAACAATAAGGGCGACACGATCTTCATCAGCCTGCCCATGCTGACCGAGGAGCGGCGCAAGGACCTCGTGAAGAACGCCAAGAGCTATTCCGAGGACGCCCGCATCGCCGTGCGCAACATCCGCAAGCATGCGCTGGACGAGGTGAAGAAGGTCGAGGGCATCGGTGACGACGAGATCAAGCGCGGCGAGGCCGACGTGCAGAAGATCACCGACGAGTTCATCGCGCGCGTGGATCAGACCTTCCAGAAGAAGGAGCAGGAAATCCTCGGGTGA
- the pyrH gene encoding UMP kinase, with product MFKRVLLKLSGEFLAGESGFGISPETTAALARRITDALDGTDIELSIVIGGGNLWRGARNGQGMDPATADYIGMLGTVMNAMALQDAMESAGRPTRVMSAIQMAAVAEPYIRRRAIRHLEKGRVVIFGGGNGAPFFTTDTTSTLRALEVGADVVLMAKNKVDGVYDSDPRKNPDAKFIAQATHLQVVEQRLEVMDATALTLCMDKGLPIVVFDLFQDGNLPRLFRGERVGTLIQS from the coding sequence ATGTTCAAGCGTGTCCTGTTAAAACTTTCTGGTGAGTTCCTGGCTGGCGAGTCGGGCTTCGGGATCAGCCCCGAGACGACCGCCGCGCTGGCCCGGCGCATCACGGACGCGCTGGACGGCACCGACATCGAACTGTCGATCGTGATCGGCGGCGGGAACCTGTGGCGCGGCGCGCGCAACGGGCAGGGCATGGACCCCGCCACCGCCGACTACATCGGCATGCTGGGCACCGTCATGAACGCCATGGCGCTGCAGGACGCCATGGAAAGCGCCGGGCGGCCCACCCGCGTCATGAGCGCCATCCAGATGGCGGCCGTGGCCGAACCGTACATCCGCCGCCGCGCGATCCGCCACCTGGAAAAGGGCCGGGTCGTGATCTTCGGCGGCGGGAACGGCGCGCCGTTCTTCACGACCGACACGACCAGCACCCTGCGCGCCCTGGAAGTCGGGGCGGACGTCGTGCTGATGGCGAAGAACAAGGTGGACGGCGTGTACGACAGCGACCCCCGCAAGAACCCGGACGCCAAGTTCATCGCGCAGGCGACGCACCTGCAGGTCGTCGAGCAGCGCCTGGAGGTCATGGACGCCACCGCGCTGACGCTGTGCATGGACAAGGGCCTGCCCATCGTGGTGTTCGACCTGTTCCAGGACGGTAACCTGCCGCGCCTGTTCCGGGGCGAGCGGGTCGGCACGCTCATCCAGAGCTGA
- a CDS encoding aminoglycoside phosphotransferase family protein, whose translation MTRWNLTPDGAAIRTPGSDLTPVRRQGRAAMLKVTRSAEEVRGHDLMVWLDGQGAAQVFRHEAGAVLLERLEVTPSLADWALTGQDDAATRVLCGAAAGVHVARGRPWPDLPGLPRWFRALEAAQGQGEGFVRAWGTAERLLADPRDVRPLHGDLHHGNVLHSPERGWLVIDPKGLIGERTFDFANMLCNPAPDHALRPGRLGRQSALIAHEAGLDRARLLAWVGAYAGLSAAWHLEDGQMEQARQSLEVSALAHGLL comes from the coding sequence ATGACGCGTTGGAATCTGACGCCGGACGGAGCGGCGATCCGCACGCCGGGCAGCGACCTGACGCCCGTGCGCCGGCAGGGACGGGCGGCGATGCTGAAGGTGACCCGCAGCGCGGAGGAGGTGCGTGGGCACGACCTGATGGTGTGGCTGGACGGGCAGGGCGCAGCGCAGGTGTTCCGGCATGAGGCCGGAGCGGTGCTGCTGGAGCGGCTGGAGGTGACCCCGTCCCTGGCGGACTGGGCGCTGACAGGGCAGGATGACGCGGCGACGCGGGTGCTCTGCGGCGCGGCGGCGGGTGTGCATGTGGCGCGCGGGCGACCCTGGCCAGATCTGCCGGGTCTCCCCCGCTGGTTCCGGGCGCTGGAGGCCGCGCAGGGACAGGGGGAGGGCTTCGTGCGGGCCTGGGGCACGGCGGAGCGTCTGCTGGCCGATCCGCGGGACGTGCGTCCGCTGCACGGTGACCTGCATCACGGGAACGTCCTGCACAGCCCGGAGCGGGGGTGGCTGGTCATCGATCCGAAGGGTTTGATCGGGGAGCGGACTTTCGATTTCGCGAACATGCTGTGCAACCCGGCGCCGGACCACGCGCTGAGGCCGGGGCGGCTGGGGCGTCAGTCCGCCCTGATCGCACATGAGGCGGGGCTGGACCGCGCGCGGCTGCTGGCGTGGGTGGGGGCGTACGCGGGTCTCTCGGCGGCGTGGCATCTGGAGGACGGTCAGATGGAGCAGGCCCGGCAGTCGCTGGAGGTCTCGGCGCTGGCTCATGGCCTCCTCTGA
- a CDS encoding phosphatidate cytidylyltransferase — MESLSSRVLTSVVGFAILSVVVWIGWWAMLPALIVVAIMGLYEYIRMLDRNDIDVRRVSLAVFAAALMIASLPLWPQAPWPGGSWREAVLTVALGYLLVVEVIRPGERPLERIVYSMFGLLYIPWLLGYFLMLRYSPDAGDGLLYFALPLMATFAADIGGYFVGYFFGKRKLAPEVSPGKTVEGAVGGLAFSFLMVLALTTFTHVWTPFEALLYSILVASASQLGDLSESLIKRSLKTKDSGSSLPGHGGFLDRMDSLLFAVPATYLFLHISVFTR; from the coding sequence GTGGAATCGCTGAGCAGCCGCGTCCTGACGAGCGTGGTGGGCTTCGCGATTCTCAGCGTGGTCGTGTGGATCGGCTGGTGGGCCATGCTGCCCGCGCTGATCGTCGTGGCGATCATGGGGCTGTACGAGTACATCCGCATGCTGGACCGCAATGACATCGACGTGCGCCGCGTGAGCCTCGCGGTGTTCGCGGCGGCGCTGATGATCGCCAGCCTGCCGCTGTGGCCGCAGGCACCCTGGCCGGGCGGATCGTGGCGCGAGGCGGTCCTGACGGTCGCGCTGGGGTACCTGCTGGTCGTGGAGGTCATCCGGCCCGGCGAGCGGCCCCTGGAACGCATCGTGTACTCGATGTTCGGGCTGCTGTACATCCCGTGGCTGCTGGGGTACTTCCTGATGCTGCGCTACAGCCCGGACGCCGGGGACGGCCTGCTGTACTTCGCGCTGCCGCTGATGGCGACGTTCGCGGCGGACATCGGCGGGTACTTCGTCGGGTACTTCTTCGGGAAGCGCAAGCTGGCCCCGGAGGTCAGTCCCGGCAAGACCGTCGAGGGTGCCGTGGGCGGCCTGGCGTTCAGTTTCCTGATGGTGCTGGCCCTGACGACGTTCACGCACGTGTGGACGCCGTTCGAGGCGCTGCTGTACTCGATCCTGGTCGCCAGTGCCAGTCAGCTGGGCGACCTGTCCGAGAGCCTGATCAAGCGGTCCCTGAAGACCAAGGACAGCGGCAGCAGCCTGCCGGGGCACGGTGGGTTCCTGGACCGCATGGACAGCCTGCTGTTCGCGGTGCCCGCCACGTACCTGTTCCTGCACATCAGCGTGTTCACCCGCTGA
- a CDS encoding ribonuclease domain-containing protein: protein MNPARPTLLLLIPLLLAACTTPRDDAVIRSDSTQVTTRTTITTDNATTGKTTTQPQTTQRQSTQRQSTAATIPLSALPREGQQVMRQIAQGGPFRYAKDGSAFGNRERRLPTRPSGYYREYTVPTPGENDRGARRIVCGGQPPTRTDDCHYTPDHYRTFRSIQ, encoded by the coding sequence GTGAACCCCGCCCGGCCCACCCTGCTCCTGCTCATTCCCCTGCTCCTGGCTGCCTGCACGACCCCGCGTGACGACGCCGTGATCCGCAGCGACAGCACCCAGGTCACCACCCGCACCACCATCACGACGGATAACGCCACGACCGGCAAGACGACCACCCAGCCCCAGACCACCCAGCGCCAGTCCACTCAGCGCCAGTCCACCGCCGCCACCATCCCCCTCAGCGCCCTCCCACGCGAAGGCCAACAGGTCATGCGCCAGATCGCCCAGGGCGGCCCCTTCCGCTACGCCAAAGACGGCAGCGCCTTCGGCAACCGCGAACGCCGCCTCCCCACCCGGCCCAGCGGCTACTACCGCGAATACACCGTCCCCACCCCCGGCGAGAACGACCGCGGCGCCCGCCGCATCGTCTGCGGCGGCCAACCCCCCACCCGCACCGACGACTGCCACTACACCCCCGACCACTACCGCACCTTCCGGAGCATCCAATGA
- a CDS encoding RIP metalloprotease, whose amino-acid sequence MNVVQGIAAALTPLGLLWTVLIIGVATFLHELAHYALARRQGVAVHSFSVGMGPVLLRRQWRGTEWRLSLLPIGGYVEIDGIAPEEDGQGGYRQPTRGFAALPVWGKVAILLAGPLTNLLLAIGLMTVAFSSQGVAVPDRARIEEVVPGSRAQTLDLRVGDVITGIDGQDIPETATVGGRTVAGWEGVRDVLTKDGPHTFTVVRDGQTRDVRFDWTPTVNGERQLLGIRYAPDVQPVSVGAAFVRAWQVTGQAVPQVIQSFAGLFQRFFTLDLSRDENVSGPIGTAEIVSRAAAVSPWALVQVAILLNLSLAFFNLIPIPGLDGGRIVLAFVGALRGRPLTFQQEQAINFAGFAFVMLLMAFVVVRDVSRFF is encoded by the coding sequence ATGAACGTCGTTCAGGGCATCGCGGCGGCCCTGACCCCACTGGGGCTGCTGTGGACGGTGCTGATCATCGGCGTGGCGACGTTCCTGCATGAACTGGCGCACTACGCGCTGGCGCGGCGGCAGGGGGTGGCTGTGCACTCGTTCAGCGTCGGGATGGGCCCGGTGCTGCTGCGGCGGCAGTGGCGCGGCACCGAGTGGCGGCTGAGCCTGCTGCCCATCGGCGGGTACGTGGAGATCGACGGCATTGCCCCCGAGGAGGATGGGCAGGGCGGGTACCGTCAGCCCACGCGCGGCTTCGCGGCGCTGCCGGTGTGGGGGAAGGTGGCGATCCTGCTGGCCGGGCCGCTCACGAACCTGCTGCTGGCGATCGGCTTGATGACCGTGGCGTTCAGTTCGCAGGGGGTGGCCGTGCCGGACCGCGCCCGCATCGAGGAGGTCGTGCCGGGCAGCCGCGCGCAGACGCTGGACCTGCGCGTGGGGGACGTCATCACCGGAATCGACGGGCAGGACATCCCGGAGACGGCGACCGTCGGTGGCCGCACGGTGGCCGGGTGGGAGGGGGTGCGCGACGTCCTCACGAAGGACGGGCCGCACACGTTCACCGTCGTGCGGGACGGGCAGACCCGCGACGTGCGTTTCGACTGGACGCCCACCGTGAACGGCGAGCGGCAACTGCTCGGCATCCGTTACGCGCCGGACGTGCAGCCCGTCAGCGTCGGCGCGGCGTTCGTGCGCGCGTGGCAGGTGACCGGGCAGGCCGTCCCGCAGGTCATCCAGTCCTTCGCGGGTCTGTTCCAGCGCTTCTTCACCCTGGACCTCAGCCGCGACGAGAACGTCAGCGGCCCCATCGGTACCGCCGAGATCGTCTCCCGCGCCGCCGCTGTCAGCCCCTGGGCCCTCGTGCAGGTCGCGATCCTGCTGAACCTCTCGCTGGCGTTCTTCAACCTGATCCCCATTCCCGGCCTGGACGGGGGGCGCATCGTGCTGGCGTTCGTGGGCGCGCTGCGGGGCCGCCCCCTGACCTTCCAGCAGGAGCAGGCGATCAACTTCGCGGGCTTCGCGTTCGTGATGCTGCTGATGGCGTTCGTGGTCGTCCGGGACGTCAGCCGCTTCTTCTAG
- the rpsB gene encoding 30S ribosomal protein S2: protein MSYISMKQLLEAGVHFGHETKRWNPRFKRFIFAERNGIFIIDLQKTLKQVDRSFDFIKELAERGGVILFVGTKKQAQEIVELEARRTGMPFVTSRWLGGMLTNFKTMRTRIDRLNELDDLFESERVNDRTKAERIKLAAERERLQRFVGGIRKMNRLPDAIFVVDPTKEVIAVQEANKLGIPVIALADTDSDPDVIDYIVPGNDDAIRSIQLITHRIGDLLVEARGGGEDVGAAAAEQTEATEQAEA from the coding sequence ATGTCGTACATCAGCATGAAGCAGCTGCTGGAAGCCGGAGTTCACTTCGGTCACGAAACCAAGCGCTGGAACCCCCGTTTCAAGCGTTTCATCTTCGCCGAGCGTAACGGCATCTTCATCATCGACCTGCAGAAGACCCTCAAGCAGGTCGACCGCAGCTTCGACTTCATCAAGGAACTCGCCGAGCGCGGCGGCGTCATCCTGTTCGTCGGCACCAAGAAGCAGGCGCAGGAAATCGTGGAGCTCGAGGCGCGCCGCACCGGTATGCCCTTCGTCACCAGCCGCTGGCTGGGCGGCATGCTCACGAACTTCAAGACCATGCGCACCCGCATTGACCGCCTGAACGAACTCGACGACCTGTTCGAGTCCGAGCGCGTCAACGACCGCACCAAGGCCGAGCGCATCAAGCTGGCCGCCGAGCGCGAGCGCCTCCAGCGCTTCGTGGGTGGCATCCGCAAGATGAACCGCCTGCCCGACGCGATCTTCGTGGTGGACCCCACCAAGGAAGTCATCGCCGTGCAGGAAGCCAACAAGCTCGGGATTCCCGTGATCGCCCTGGCCGACACCGACAGCGACCCGGATGTCATCGACTACATCGTGCCCGGCAACGACGACGCGATCCGCAGCATCCAGCTGATCACCCACCGCATCGGTGACCTGCTGGTCGAGGCGCGTGGCGGCGGCGAGGACGTCGGCGCGGCCGCAGCCGAGCAGACCGAAGCGACCGAACAGGCCGAAGCCTAA